Proteins encoded within one genomic window of Estrella lausannensis:
- a CDS encoding ATP-binding cassette domain-containing protein codes for MNNPLVLVDNVSWSPPSLTGISASIPRGQLVGLVGPDGAGKTTFLRLLAGLLKPLTGSITIEGKDTINDVDQIHELIGYMPQKFGLYEDLSVIQNLNLYADLRNVSKKDRKAVFDDLLSFTGLKPFTERRAGALSGGMKQKLGLACSLVKAPTLLLLDEPSVGVDPISRRELWKITSSLIERGISILWSTAYLDEAERCDTVLVLNKGRLIFQGRPDEMTNQVRGRVFKLTDIQGSRRALLFDFLNNPQVIDGVIQGSSLRLVMKEGGIPETPLAKVEQTKERFEDAFITLLGGGPGGASKLAEARTKVQEANTCPVVAKELTKKFGSFTAVNNISFDVVRGEIFGLLGPNGAGKTTTFKMLCGLLNPTHGNCFVNSKSLQTAPGEARSHIGYMAQKFSLYGFLNIEQNLDFFGGIYNLKGRKKKEAIDKMVDIFELKPYLNTSTGELPLGFKQRLSLAAANMHFPDILFLDEPTSGVDPLTRREFWNHINGLVEKGVTILITTHFMEEAEYCDRIALVYNGEIIHLDAPDRLKALVQSASNPDPSLEDAFIQIIEEYDARRV; via the coding sequence ATGAATAACCCTCTTGTCCTTGTCGATAACGTCTCGTGGAGCCCGCCCAGCTTAACCGGCATCAGCGCTTCCATTCCCAGGGGACAGCTTGTCGGGTTGGTAGGCCCCGATGGGGCAGGAAAGACAACCTTTCTCAGGCTCCTGGCCGGGCTTTTAAAGCCGCTCACCGGCTCCATCACTATTGAAGGCAAAGACACCATAAACGACGTCGACCAAATCCACGAACTGATTGGATACATGCCTCAGAAATTCGGCCTGTACGAAGACCTCTCTGTCATCCAAAACCTGAACCTCTATGCGGATTTAAGGAATGTCTCTAAAAAAGACCGTAAAGCCGTGTTCGACGATCTTTTGAGCTTTACAGGGCTAAAACCTTTCACGGAAAGACGCGCCGGGGCGCTCTCCGGTGGCATGAAACAAAAACTCGGACTTGCCTGTTCCCTTGTCAAAGCGCCGACTCTGCTGCTGCTTGACGAACCGAGCGTTGGCGTCGACCCCATCTCCAGAAGGGAGCTTTGGAAAATCACCTCCAGCCTAATCGAAAGAGGAATTTCCATTCTCTGGAGCACCGCCTACCTGGACGAGGCAGAACGGTGCGATACGGTGCTGGTGCTGAACAAGGGCCGGCTGATATTCCAGGGCAGACCGGATGAGATGACAAACCAGGTTCGCGGGCGAGTCTTTAAGCTGACAGATATCCAGGGAAGCAGAAGGGCCCTGCTGTTCGACTTTTTGAACAACCCGCAGGTAATCGATGGGGTTATCCAGGGAAGCAGCCTCCGTCTTGTCATGAAAGAGGGTGGGATTCCCGAAACTCCTTTGGCTAAAGTCGAACAAACCAAGGAGCGTTTCGAGGACGCCTTTATCACCCTATTGGGGGGAGGGCCGGGGGGCGCCTCCAAGCTCGCCGAGGCCAGGACAAAAGTGCAAGAAGCCAATACTTGTCCCGTAGTTGCCAAAGAACTCACCAAAAAATTTGGATCCTTCACCGCGGTGAACAATATTTCTTTCGATGTGGTGCGTGGGGAGATTTTTGGCCTTCTTGGACCGAATGGGGCCGGGAAAACCACCACCTTCAAAATGCTATGCGGACTGCTGAATCCCACCCACGGCAATTGCTTTGTCAACAGCAAAAGCCTGCAGACAGCTCCCGGAGAGGCGCGTTCCCACATCGGCTACATGGCCCAAAAATTTTCACTCTATGGCTTTTTGAATATCGAGCAGAATCTCGATTTCTTCGGCGGCATATACAACCTCAAGGGGCGCAAAAAGAAAGAAGCGATCGACAAGATGGTCGATATCTTCGAACTTAAACCCTACCTTAACACCTCAACCGGCGAACTCCCCTTAGGGTTTAAACAGCGTCTTTCCCTCGCGGCGGCCAACATGCACTTTCCCGACATCCTCTTTTTGGACGAACCCACCTCCGGAGTCGATCCCCTGACCCGGCGTGAATTCTGGAACCACATTAACGGCCTGGTGGAAAAGGGAGTCACCATCTTGATCACCACCCACTTTATGGAAGAGGCGGAGTATTGCGACAGGATCGCTCTCGTCTACAATG
- a CDS encoding efflux RND transporter periplasmic adaptor subunit codes for MQMLKQILKFVFYSVITVATLVIIISYIEKKIEDDGEITLYGNVDVRQVDIAFRVPGRVSKLYHEEGDLVSKGAILAELERDPYDQDVAEAEGNLAIASATLENASVILSRRKDLIASGGVAQEDLDRAASSFSEALGNHNASKASLLKAKDRLSYTEVYAPTEGIILARVREPGSVVKESDPVYTLSITSPVWIRAFVAEPLLGSVFYGMEAEITTDSKGAPAYTGKVGFISPVAEFTPKTVETTELRTDLVYRLRIYVDNPDGRLKQGMPVTVTLHPKRHDE; via the coding sequence ATGCAAATGCTAAAGCAAATACTTAAATTCGTTTTCTACAGCGTCATTACGGTCGCGACGCTGGTGATCATCATCAGTTACATCGAAAAAAAGATAGAAGACGATGGAGAGATTACTCTCTATGGCAACGTAGACGTCAGACAAGTCGATATCGCCTTCCGCGTCCCCGGCCGGGTATCCAAGCTCTACCATGAGGAGGGAGACTTGGTGAGCAAAGGGGCCATCCTGGCCGAACTGGAGAGAGATCCCTACGATCAGGATGTCGCTGAAGCAGAGGGCAATCTGGCGATTGCATCCGCCACGCTTGAAAACGCAAGCGTCATCCTAAGCCGAAGGAAAGACCTTATCGCCTCGGGTGGAGTGGCGCAAGAAGATCTTGACCGCGCCGCCTCCAGCTTCAGCGAAGCTCTCGGCAATCACAACGCTTCAAAAGCGAGCCTTCTGAAAGCGAAGGACCGGCTCTCCTACACCGAAGTTTATGCTCCGACCGAGGGAATCATCTTGGCGAGGGTCAGAGAACCGGGCAGTGTCGTTAAAGAAAGCGATCCGGTTTACACACTGTCCATCACCTCACCGGTTTGGATCAGGGCTTTTGTCGCCGAACCTCTGCTGGGCTCGGTTTTTTATGGAATGGAAGCGGAAATCACAACGGACTCCAAGGGAGCTCCAGCCTATACAGGTAAAGTCGGATTTATCTCCCCTGTCGCCGAGTTCACTCCCAAAACGGTCGAGACGACCGAACTGCGCACAGATCTGGTCTACAGGCTGCGCATCTATGTGGACAATCCGGATGGAAGGCTGAAACAGGGCATGCCCGTGACCGTGACACTCCACCCCAAACGCCACGATGAATAA